A genomic region of Barnesiella viscericola DSM 18177 contains the following coding sequences:
- a CDS encoding FAD-binding and (Fe-S)-binding domain-containing protein produces MKDSKYSAYLKEVERFIPKDRIYTDELRRLAWGTDAGFYRLIPQIVIRSKNEEEVARLLTLADRYALPVTFRAAGTSLSGQSISDSILIVAGKNWEHYTLSDDHSQITLQPGIIGARVNEILKPYGRKFAPDPASVKSAMVGGIVMNNASGMNCGTHANSDKELISAKIVLADGTRLDTGDAASRQAFEQSHAPFLKHIAELRDDIRADQALSDRIRKKYAIKNVTGLNLLPFVVYDDPFDIIAHLMVGSEGTLAFLSEVTMKTEHDYPCSASAMLYFNDIKEACHTVVAMKQGPVFSAEMLDKKSLASVGDTTGEGLTAVLTETKADTPEELQAHIEAIKKILAPFQTATPIHFTDKPEEYSRYWAIRSGIFPSVGGTRQLGTTVLIEDVAFPIDDLPEATSDLQALLERNGYSDACIYGHALEGNYHFIISQSFDSPEQVARYEKLMDEVKTLVVDKYDGSLKAEHGTGRNMAPFVRYEWGDKAFAFMKAVKELFDPKGLLNPGVIFNDDPRCHLKHFKPMPLTNPHVDRCIECGFCEVNCLTCGFSLSSRQRIVIRREISRLSRLATPESLALMHTLLKQYKYLGNATCAGDGLCSMSCPMGISVGDLTHDLRQENLPAGSLGYKTGDWVARHFAGTKSSIRPVLYLAYTAHTLLGDKAMSAVGRSLHRLGFPLWTPAMPKPYYPHAIPQHEEALKVVYFPSCINQTMGPAKNSPDPTPLIDKTVALLQKAGYEVIFPKNMKNLCCGTIWESKGMMDIADRKSAELEDALYEASQQGRYPVLCDQSPCLHRMREVMTQVKLYEPVEFIYTFLRDKLQFHPIDDPVAVHITCSMRKMNLGQMLVDLASLCSRHVVVPEEVGCCGFAGDRGFTHPEVNAYALRKLRPQLEKAGVKTGYSNSRTCEIGLATNSGVPYLSIVYLVDQCTTPKPKA; encoded by the coding sequence ATGAAAGATTCAAAATACAGTGCTTATTTGAAAGAGGTCGAGAGATTCATTCCCAAAGACCGTATTTATACCGACGAATTGCGCCGACTGGCATGGGGCACCGATGCCGGCTTCTATCGTCTGATTCCCCAGATTGTTATCCGCTCGAAAAACGAAGAGGAGGTGGCCCGCCTCTTGACGCTGGCCGACCGATACGCCCTGCCCGTGACCTTCCGGGCGGCCGGGACCTCGCTCTCGGGACAGAGCATCAGCGACTCGATACTGATTGTGGCCGGCAAGAACTGGGAGCACTACACCCTCTCGGACGACCACAGCCAGATTACCCTGCAACCCGGTATCATCGGGGCCCGTGTGAACGAGATTCTGAAACCCTACGGCCGCAAGTTCGCCCCCGACCCCGCCTCGGTCAAGTCGGCCATGGTGGGCGGCATCGTCATGAACAACGCCTCGGGCATGAACTGCGGCACCCACGCCAACAGCGACAAGGAGCTGATTTCGGCCAAAATCGTTCTGGCCGACGGTACCCGGCTCGACACAGGCGACGCCGCAAGTCGCCAGGCCTTCGAGCAGAGCCATGCCCCCTTCCTGAAACATATCGCCGAGCTGCGCGACGACATACGGGCCGACCAGGCTCTGAGCGATCGTATCCGCAAGAAATATGCCATCAAGAACGTGACCGGTCTCAACCTGTTGCCCTTCGTGGTCTACGACGACCCGTTCGACATCATCGCCCACCTCATGGTGGGTTCGGAGGGTACCCTCGCCTTCCTCTCGGAGGTCACGATGAAGACCGAGCACGACTACCCCTGCTCGGCCAGCGCCATGCTCTACTTCAACGACATCAAGGAGGCCTGTCACACCGTGGTGGCCATGAAGCAGGGTCCCGTATTCAGTGCCGAGATGCTCGACAAGAAATCGCTCGCCTCAGTAGGCGACACCACCGGCGAGGGGCTCACTGCCGTACTCACCGAGACCAAGGCCGATACTCCCGAGGAGTTGCAGGCTCACATCGAAGCCATCAAAAAGATATTGGCACCCTTCCAGACCGCCACACCCATACACTTCACCGACAAGCCCGAGGAGTACTCCCGATACTGGGCCATTCGCTCGGGCATCTTCCCTTCGGTGGGCGGCACCCGTCAACTGGGCACCACCGTGCTCATCGAGGACGTGGCCTTCCCCATCGACGACCTGCCCGAAGCCACCTCCGACCTGCAAGCCCTGCTCGAACGGAACGGCTACTCCGACGCCTGCATCTACGGCCACGCACTGGAAGGCAACTACCACTTCATCATCAGCCAGTCGTTCGACTCGCCCGAGCAGGTAGCCCGGTATGAGAAACTGATGGACGAGGTCAAGACACTCGTCGTCGACAAATACGACGGCTCGCTCAAAGCCGAGCACGGCACGGGCCGCAACATGGCTCCCTTCGTGCGCTACGAATGGGGCGACAAGGCCTTTGCCTTCATGAAGGCGGTCAAAGAGCTGTTCGACCCCAAAGGGCTACTCAACCCCGGCGTCATCTTCAACGACGACCCGCGCTGCCACCTGAAACACTTCAAGCCCATGCCACTCACCAACCCGCACGTGGACCGCTGCATTGAATGCGGCTTCTGCGAGGTGAACTGCCTCACCTGCGGCTTCTCGCTCTCGTCGCGCCAGCGCATCGTCATTCGCCGAGAAATCTCCCGGCTGAGCCGACTGGCCACCCCCGAGAGCCTCGCCCTCATGCACACTCTGCTGAAACAATACAAATACCTGGGCAACGCCACCTGCGCCGGCGACGGACTCTGCTCCATGTCGTGCCCGATGGGCATCAGCGTGGGCGACCTCACCCACGACCTGCGGCAGGAGAATCTGCCGGCCGGCAGCCTCGGCTACAAGACGGGCGACTGGGTGGCCCGCCACTTTGCCGGTACGAAATCGAGTATCCGCCCCGTGCTCTACCTGGCCTACACGGCTCACACCCTGCTGGGCGACAAGGCCATGAGTGCCGTGGGCCGTTCGCTCCACCGCCTGGGATTCCCGCTCTGGACCCCGGCCATGCCCAAGCCCTACTACCCGCACGCCATACCCCAGCACGAGGAGGCGTTGAAGGTGGTCTACTTCCCCAGCTGCATCAACCAGACCATGGGCCCGGCCAAGAACTCGCCCGACCCTACACCGCTTATCGACAAGACGGTGGCCCTGCTGCAAAAAGCAGGCTACGAGGTCATCTTCCCCAAGAACATGAAGAACCTTTGTTGCGGCACCATCTGGGAGAGCAAGGGCATGATGGATATTGCCGACCGCAAGTCGGCCGAGCTGGAAGATGCACTCTACGAGGCCAGCCAGCAGGGCCGGTACCCCGTACTCTGCGACCAGAGCCCCTGCCTGCACCGCATGCGCGAAGTGATGACCCAGGTCAAACTCTACGAGCCGGTCGAGTTCATCTACACCTTCCTGCGCGACAAGCTGCAATTCCACCCCATCGACGACCCCGTAGCCGTGCACATCACCTGCTCGATGCGCAAGATGAACCTGGGTCAGATGCTCGTCGACCTGGCCAGCCTCTGCTCGCGCCACGTCGTCGTGCCCGAAGAGGTGGGCTGCTGCGGTTTCGCCGGAGACCGGGGTTTCACCCACCCCGAGGTGAACGCCTACGCCCTGCGCAAACTGCGGCCGCAACTCGAAAAGGCCGGTGTCAAGACCGGCTACTCCAACAGCCGCACCTGCGAGATAGGACTGGCCACCAACTCAGGGGTTCCCTACCTCTCGATTGTCTATCTGGTAGACCAATGTACAACACCCAAACCAAAAGCCTGA